One window from the genome of Pseudomonas sp. L5B5 encodes:
- a CDS encoding YceH family protein: MSSEHETSSDPLRLGSTEIRILGSLIEKQAANPETYPLTLNALVIACNQKTSREPVMNLTPGQVGQSLRTLEAQGFTRLQMGSRADRWEQRLDKALELVPAQLILCGLMFLRGPQTVNELLTRSGRMHDFEDSEQVQHQLERLVARGLALHLPRQAGQREDRYTHALGDPADIEAILAARGNPVERSTGSSVSLERIEELEARIAALEERLARLEG; this comes from the coding sequence ATGAGCAGCGAACACGAAACCTCCAGCGACCCCCTGCGTCTTGGCAGCACGGAGATCCGTATCCTGGGTTCATTGATCGAAAAACAGGCTGCCAATCCGGAAACCTACCCCCTGACCCTCAACGCCCTGGTCATCGCCTGCAACCAGAAGACTAGCCGCGAACCCGTGATGAACCTGACGCCGGGCCAGGTCGGGCAGAGCCTTCGGACCCTGGAAGCCCAAGGCTTCACCCGCCTGCAGATGGGCAGCCGCGCCGATCGCTGGGAGCAGCGCCTGGACAAGGCCCTGGAACTGGTGCCGGCGCAATTGATCCTCTGTGGCCTGATGTTCCTGCGCGGTCCGCAGACCGTGAACGAGCTGCTGACCCGCAGCGGTCGCATGCACGATTTCGAGGACAGCGAGCAGGTCCAGCATCAGCTCGAGCGCCTGGTGGCTCGTGGCCTGGCCCTGCACCTGCCGCGCCAGGCCGGCCAGCGCGAAGACCGCTACACCCATGCCCTGGGTGATCCAGCGGATATCGAGGCGATCCTGGCCGCCCGTGGCAACCCGGTGGAACGCAGCACGGGCAGCAGTGTTTCCCTGGAGCGCATCGAAGAACTGGAAGCGCGGATCGCCGCGCTGGAAGAACGCCTGGCCCGCCTGGAAGGCTGA